The following coding sequences are from one Arcobacter nitrofigilis DSM 7299 window:
- a CDS encoding helix-turn-helix transcriptional regulator, translating to MTNFIRIQDVMKKTGIARSTIWLWVKENRFPKPVKLSPRITVWEEDKIQEWQKTQLTYTK from the coding sequence ACTAATTTTATAAGAATACAAGATGTAATGAAAAAAACAGGTATTGCAAGAAGTACTATATGGCTATGGGTCAAAGAAAATAGATTTCCTAAACCTGTTAAACTAAGTCCTAGAATTACAGTATGGGAAGAAGATAAAATTCAAGAGTGGCAGAAAACACAGTTAACATATACAAAATAA
- a CDS encoding HipA domain-containing protein has translation MNTLILFCDKKEVAFLKFDANKEEFSFEYTDYWKENGFELSPCMKFEVKISSKTIRNFVENLLPEGQGREILTNFHHISKNNIFGLIQIIGKETTGALTFSSKDIVLETSFREIPESELAERIRNRKSIPIEVWDGKARLSVAGVQDKLPITIIDSKFGFGEGELASTHILKFEKDTDNIVLNEFLSLKLASEAGLLVPNTKLIKIEDQEVLLIERFDRKLIDNSTIKRKHIIDACQALDLSVFHKYERAFGSGDMKDYREGASFKKIFSLVGNCDSPILAKKNLITWICVNLCLGNSDAHGKNLSFMIEKNSMILTPFYDIINITVYDNKYETDFAMGINEAFNYDELGTYDFVEFCEELNINVKGFVKEFKRVSNQINKSLDNPTLVELSNENKIEFFKKYKNDVQERIKKLTPMIDYCVEYISNSN, from the coding sequence ATGAATACATTAATATTATTTTGTGATAAGAAAGAAGTTGCATTCTTAAAGTTTGATGCAAATAAAGAAGAATTTAGTTTTGAATATACTGATTATTGGAAAGAAAATGGTTTTGAATTATCGCCATGTATGAAATTTGAAGTAAAAATATCATCAAAAACTATAAGAAATTTTGTTGAAAACTTATTGCCAGAAGGTCAAGGTCGAGAAATTCTAACTAATTTCCATCATATTTCTAAAAATAATATATTTGGCTTAATTCAAATTATTGGAAAAGAAACAACGGGTGCATTAACTTTTAGTTCAAAAGATATTGTTCTAGAAACAAGTTTTAGGGAAATTCCTGAATCTGAATTAGCGGAAAGAATAAGGAACAGAAAGAGTATACCTATCGAAGTCTGGGATGGTAAAGCGAGACTTAGTGTAGCTGGTGTCCAAGATAAGTTGCCAATTACTATTATAGATAGTAAGTTTGGATTCGGTGAAGGTGAACTTGCTTCTACTCATATACTAAAATTTGAAAAAGATACTGATAATATTGTTCTTAATGAATTTTTGTCTTTAAAGTTAGCTTCAGAAGCAGGATTATTAGTTCCAAATACTAAATTAATTAAAATTGAAGACCAAGAAGTGCTTTTAATTGAAAGATTTGATAGAAAACTAATTGATAATTCAACCATTAAAAGAAAACATATTATTGATGCCTGCCAAGCTTTAGATTTATCAGTATTCCATAAATATGAAAGAGCCTTTGGTTCAGGAGATATGAAAGATTACAGAGAAGGTGCATCTTTTAAAAAGATATTTTCACTTGTTGGTAATTGTGATTCACCTATTCTTGCAAAGAAAAATTTAATAACTTGGATATGTGTCAATTTGTGCTTAGGTAATAGTGATGCACATGGAAAGAACTTATCATTTATGATTGAAAAAAATAGTATGATATTAACTCCTTTTTATGATATTATAAATATTACAGTATATGATAATAAATATGAAACTGATTTTGCAATGGGAATTAATGAAGCATTTAATTATGATGAACTTGGTACTTATGATTTTGTAGAATTTTGCGAAGAATTAAATATTAATGTAAAAGGTTTTGTCAAAGAGTTTAAAAGAGTTTCGAATCAAATTAATAAAAGTTTAGATAATCCTACTTTAGTTGAGTTATCTAATGAGAATAAGATTGAATTTTTCAAAAAATATAAAAATGATGTTCAAGAAAGAATTAAAAAACTAACTCCAATGATAGATTATTGTGTTGAATATATATCAAACTCAAATTAG
- a CDS encoding helix-turn-helix transcriptional regulator: protein MAKNVKVSIEPNTNVILEVKDFGKHLKFRRTNEGLTLAEAAELCNINMRTLIRLEKGFEGVRLSTAIHVAKMFGLKVILE, encoded by the coding sequence ATGGCAAAAAATGTAAAAGTCTCTATCGAACCTAACACAAATGTAATTCTAGAGGTAAAAGATTTTGGAAAGCATTTAAAATTTAGAAGAACAAATGAGGGGTTAACTTTAGCAGAAGCAGCAGAACTTTGTAATATAAATATGAGAACGCTTATTCGTTTAGAAAAAGGTTTTGAAGGGGTAAGGCTATCAACTGCAATTCATGTTGCTAAGATGTTTGGTTTAAAAGTAATACTGGAATAA